GAGGCGCAGTTCCAGCGCCATCAGGGAGTCCAGGCCGATGTCGATCAGTGGTCGGTCGGGCTCCACCGCCTCGGGCGGCAAGCGGAGGATGCGGGCCACCTCCTCCCGCACCAGGCCCAGCAGCGCCTCGGTCGCCGCCTCGGGCGAGAGGGCGGAGAGGTCGAGCACCTCCTCGCCGCCCTGCGTGCCGGTCTGGCCCTGCTCCGCGAAGACATCGGCGAAATACGGGGACCGCAGCACGGCGAGCTTGTTCGCCGCGGGGGACCAGCGGATCACGGAATAGGCGCTGACGGCCGGCGCCGCCGCCGGGTCGGCCAGCAGGGTGCCCAGATGCGCCAGCGCCTCGGCCGAGGTGACGCCCGAGACGCCGGTGGCGGCGCGCAGCCGCTCGGCCAGCCCACGCGTGCGGGCAATGACGCCGACATCCGAGATCGCGCCCCAGCAGACCGCCAGCGCCGGCACGCCCCGCGCCCGCAGCCCCAGCATCGCCCCCTCCAGGAAGGCATTGCCCACCACATAGGCAGATTGGCCCGGACTGCCGACGAAGGTCGTCGAGGAGGAATAGGCGACGAGGTATTGCAGCGCATCCCCCGCGATCGCCGCCTCCACCGCGCGCATGCCGGTCACCTTGGGCCCCAGCACGCGCGCGATCTTCTCGGGCGCGAGGCCGAGGATCATCCCGTCCTCCAGCACCATCGCGCAGTGGATGACGCCGGCGATGGGGCCGAGTTCGGCGCGCCAGCGGCCAAAGGCGGCCGCGACCGCCGCGGCGTCGGTGATGTCCAGCGCCTCGGTCCGGAGGTCGGTGCCGGCGGCGCGGGCCTGCGCCACGCGTGCGGCCATCGCCTCGTCCACCGCGCCGCGGCGGGAGACGGCGACGACCGTTCCCGCCCCCTGCGCGGCGAGCCAGAGCGCGGTCTCCAAGCCGAAGCCGCCGGTCCCGCCCAGCACCACATGCACGCCGGGCGCGGGCTGGAAGCGCGCCGGTGCCGGCGCCGGCGGAACCGCGGTCATGCTTGGCCGCACCAGGATCTTGCCCAGGTGGCCGGAGGCCTGCATCAGCCGGAACGCATCCGCCACGCGCCCGCCCTCGAAGGCGAGGTAGGGAATGGGCCGCAGCCGCCCCGTCTCGAACAGCACCATGATGACGCTGACCATGCGCCGCACCGCCGCCGGGTCATGCGCCAGAAGCTGGTCGATGTCGGCGCCGATATAGGTGATGTTCTTCACGAAGGGCCGCAGGCCCAGGCGCGTGTTGTCGTAGAAGTCCCGCTTGCCGAGCTCGACGAAGCGGCCGAAGGGACGGACGAGGCGCAGTGCCGCGCGCATCGCATCGCCCGCGACCGAGTTCAGCACCACGTCCACGCCGCCCACCGCCGCGCGGATGCGGTCCTCGACATCCGGCGCGCGGGAATCCACCACGTGGTCGGCGCCCAGATGCCGCAGCAGGGCGCGCTTCTCCGCCGTGCCGGCCGCGGCGACGACGATCGCGCCGTGCGCCTTGGCGATCTGCACCGCCGCCATGCCGACGCCGCCCGCGGCCCCCTCGATCAGCACCGTCTCGCCGCGCTTCAGCGCCGCGCGCTCGATCAGGCCGAACCAGGCGGTGACGAAGGCGACCGGCACGGCGGCCGCCGCCTCCTCCGGCAGCACCTGGCCCAGCGGGAACAGGCGGTCCGCCGGGAGCGTCAGGTGGGAGGCGAAGGCCTGGGCGCCGAAGCCCATCACGGGATCACCGGGCTGGAAGCCTTGCACCCCCTCGCCCACGCGCAGGACATGGCCGGCGAATTCGAAGCCGAGCGAGCCGCTGGTCAGCCCCTCGCCCAGGATCTCGGAATCCAGCACGCCGAGGCCCAGCATCACGTCGCGGAAATTCAGGCCGGTCGCGGTGACCGCCAGCTCCACCTCGCCCGCGCCGGGGGCAAGGCGCGGGGCCAGGGCCCAGGCGAAATCCTCCAGCCCGCGCGGGCCGATGCCGAGCAGGCTGCGCTCCTCCGCCGCCAGGGCACGGGCGCGCGCCTCCATCCGGCGCGCGGCGCGCGGCACCAGGGCGCCCTCGGCGGTGAGGCGCAACTCGCGCTCCAGCAGCGGCTCGGCGAGGTGGCGGCGCAGCGCCGCCGCCATCACGGCGGGCGGGGCATCGGGCGTCCAGGCCAGGAGGCAGGTCTCGACGGCCGGGAACTCGTTCATCAGGCAGCGCGCATAGCCCGCCATGGCCTGCGCCATGGGCGTGGGCATGCCGTCCGCCCCCTGTTCCAGCGCCACGTAGAGGCGGGCGGTCGCCTCGCCCTCGCTGAGCGCGATGGCCAGCTCGCGCAGGCGCAGCATGCGCTCGCCCAGGGCCGCCGCCTCATCCATCGCCACCGCGGGGGCGGACTCGATCAGGGCGGGCAGGCCCTCGCCCGGCACGGCTTCCGCGACCCAGGCGGCCGCCTCGGCCGGGGTCTGGACGGGCTGGGGCATGAGGCCGGCCAGACGGGCGGCGAGGCCATCGCCCTCGCCGCCGAGCAGGGCGAAGGTGTGGCGCCGCGCGCCCTCGGCCTCCGCCGGGCGGCGCGGCGGCTGCGCGAAGACCAGCCGCTCGCCCGAGGCCGGCAGGCTCGCCTGGCGCAGGGCGACGAAGCCGCGCTGCACCAGCGCCTCATCCGCCTCGGAGGGATAGGGCCAGGCGCCCACCGGCTGCTCCGGCGAGGGCGAGAAGCGGAACCAGCCGGGCGTCGCGGCATGCAGCACGTCGATCGCCGGGTGGTGCGGCGGGATCGCGACCAGCAGCGGCGGCGCCGCATCGCCCAGGCCCGCCAGCAGGTCGAGTGGGCTTGGCTGCCCGCCATCCAGCGGCGTGACGGCGGCGCAGAGGGCAAGGTCGAACACCGCCCCGCTCCGCTGGGCATCCGGGCCCAGCACGGGGACGGCCCGGGCGGCGCCGGCGCGGGCCAGCAGGCGCTCGGCCGCCTCCACATCGGCGGCGAGGATGGCGAGCGAGATCTCGCCCGCGCGGGCCCGCGGCAGCAGGCGCGGCAGCAGCCCGCCCAGGCCCGGCTCCAGCAGCACGAGGCGCAGCCGCCCGCCCTCGCCGGGCGCGGCGAGGCGGTCCACCACCGTCGCCAGCGCGTCCAGGCTGGGCGCGGCGAAGACGGAGGCGCTCATCACCGCGTCGAGCATGTCGGCATTGGGGGGCGCATCCTGCCCTGTGGCGAGGATGGCGGGCAGCGCCTCCAGCGTGTGCAGGGCAAGGCGGAGATCGGCGCTCGCCTCCGGATGGCGCGCGGCGAAACCGGCCAGGGCCGCGCCCGGATCGGCCAGGCCCTGGGTGAGCACGGGGATGGCCTGCGTCGCGGCGAGCTGCTCGGCCTCCTGCCGGGCATCCGTCAGGGCGCGCCAGATGACGCGGGCGGGCGGAGCGATGGGTCCGGCGAGGCCGGGGCTGCGCTCGGGCGCGCGGCCTTCGGCCACCATGTTCACCACATGCCCCGCGATGTCGAGCGCGAGGCCGATCAGCCCCGCGCGCGCCGCCGTATCGGCCGCCGGCAGCGGCCGGGCGAGCGCCTCCGCCATGGCGGCGGTGAGGTCGGCCGGGCCGGCGCGCCAGGGCTGGAGGCGCTGCTCGATGATGCGGTCCGCCTCGCGCCAGGCGGCGAAGGTCACGCGGCGCATCACCACGCCCTCGCCCCGGCCGACGAGGCGGCCATCGGCCGAGAGCAGCTCGATGTCGAAGACTCGCGCATCGGCGGTCTGGCGCGTGAGGCGCGCCACGGAACGCACCACGGGCTCGCCCGGCACATAGAGCGAGAGGCGGCCGATCCGCACCGGCAGCTCGCCCAGCACCTGCCCTGGCTTCTGCGGGATGCCGAGGAAGATGCCGTGGAAGGCGGCGTCATAGCTGGCCGGCTCGATCACCAGGGTGTCGGTGAAGAAGCCGAGATCGGGGGCGGTGCCGGAGATCTCGGTGATGACCGTGTTACCGGCGGCGCGGGCGGAGCGCGCCGCGCGGAAGGCCCCGCCATAGCCCAGGCGGCAGGCGGCGGTGGCGGCGTAGATCGCCGCCGCGTCATGCGCCTCGCCGCCCGCCGGAACGGGCTGCGGCTGCGGCTGGGCAGCGGGCTCGGGCAGCAGGATGGCGCGCGCATGCAGGGTGAAGCCGGCGCCCGCATCCAGCCGGGGCCGCGCGCGGATCTCCACCACGCGCTCCGCCTCGTGCCAGAGGATGCTGAGTTCCTGCGCCTGTTCCAGGCTCAGGGCGCGCAGGATGTCGAGGTCAAGGATGCGCAGGCGGCTCGTGCCATGCACCTCGCGGCCCACGGCCAGCATCATTTCCATGTAGGCGGTGGCAGGGACGATGACCTGCCCATCCACCTTGTGCCCGGCCAGGAAGGGCTGCGTCGGCACGCTCAGCATATGGCGCCATTCCGGACCGCCGGGGGCGAGGCGCGCGCCGATCAGCGCATGCAGCGGCGCGCCGCCATGGCTCGGGCCATAGATGCCATAGGCCTCGGGCGTCGCGCCGATCACGTATTCCTGGCGGTCCCAGCGCATCAGCGGCAGGTCCCGCACGCCCGGCGCCGGGCCGGTGGCCAAGGGGGCGCCCGCGAGGGGAGCGCCCTTCACCACCGCCTCGAGCAGGATGCGGGCGATCGGGTCCGCCTCCTCCGCGCCGCGGCCCTGGGTGAGCGTCGCGATCGCGGCGGCGCGCACCCCGGCATGGCGCGCGACATCGGCCACCAGCGAGCCCAGGATCGGGCGCGGGCCGATCTCGATGAACAGCTCCGCCCGGCCCAGCGCCGTCGTCACCGCATCCTGGAAGAGCACGGGCGCGCGGATGTTGGACCACCAATAGGCGCCATCCAGCGCCGCGCCCGCCACCTCCGCCCCGGTGACGGAGGAGATCATCGGCACGCGCGTCGGCCCGGGACGCAGCCCGGCCAGCGCCGCCACCGTCGCCTCCCGTCCCGGATCGAGGATGCGGCTGTGGAAGGGGTAGGCCACGTCGAGCGTGACGGAGGCGATGCGCGCGCGCCGCGCCGTCCGCAGCACCTCCGCCAGGGCCTGGCTGGTGCCGGAGAGGGTGGTGGAGCCGGGCGCGTTGCGCGCGGCGATCTCGACCTCGTCCGTGCCGGCCTCGGCGATGATCTCGGCCGCGCGCGTGGCGTCGCAGGCCAGCACAGCCATGCCGCCCAGGCCCTGCACCACCTCCTGCCCCGCGCTGCGGACCACGATGAGCCGCGCCGCATCCTCGGGCGAGAGCGCGCCGGAGGCGGCGGCCGCCGCCACCTCGCCCACCGAATGGCCGAGCACCACGTCGGGCCGCAGGCCTTCCGCCGCCAACGCGGCGCAGAGCGAGAGCTGGATCGCCATCAGCAGCGGCTGCATGGCGCTGGTGGCGGCGATGCGCTGCGCCACATCCTCGGCCAGCATGGTCTCCAGCGGGCAGATGCCGCCGGCGGCGCGGATGCGTGCGGCCCATTCGTCGAAGGCGGCACGGAAGACGGCATTGCCGTGATAGGCGGCGCGGCCCATGCCCGGCCATTGCGTGCCATTGCCGGAGAAGACGAAGGCGATGCGCGCCTGACGGGCGATGGCCTCGCCCACCGCCAGGTCGGGGCGGGCGAGATCCGGCTCCATCAGCGCCGGCGGCACGACGCCGCCCTGCGCCAGGTCCAGCACCAGGCGATGCGGCAGCCGGTCCCGCCCGGCCTGGGCGGCCGCGGCCACGGCAGCGGCGCCGAGCCGCTCGACCGGTTCCAGATAGGCGGCGGCCAGCTCCCGCAGGGCCGCCTTGCTGTGCGCGGAGATGACGAGGTAGCGGGCCGCGGCGCCCGCGGCTTCCCCCGTGGCGGGGGCCGGGCGCTCCGGCGCGGTGCCGATCACGGCATGGGCGTTGGTGCCGCCGAAGCCGTAGTTGCACAGACCGGCCAGCAGCGGACCCTCGGCCGCCAGCTCGACCGCCTGCGCCGCGGGGGCGAGGCCGAGGCCGGCCACGTCGATGTCGGGGTTCAGCTCCTCCAGGTAGAGCGTCGCGGGGTAGCGCCGGCGCTCCAGCGCGAGGACGAGCTTCGCGAGGCCGGCCATGCCGGAGGCGGATTCCAGGTGGCCGATATTGGACTTCACCGAACCCACCGGCAGCGGCGCGCGGCGATGCCGGCCAAGGGATTCCCCGATGGCGCGTGCCTCGATCGGGTCGCCCACGCGGGTGCCGGTGCCATGCGCCTCGACGAAGGCCAGCGCATCGGGCGAGATGCCGGACTGGCGGTAGATGGCCTCCAGCAGGTCCCGCTGGCCGGTGAGCGACGGGAGGGAGATGCCGTTGGTTCGGCCGTCGGAATTCACGCCGATCGCGTGCAGCACGGCACGCGGGCCGGCGGCGCCGAAGCCCCCGCCAAGGCCGGACCCGGCGCGCGCCAGCACGAGCATGACCGCGCCCTCGGCGCGCACATAGCCATCGCCCTTGGCGGAGAAGGGCCGGCAGCGTCCGGTGGGGGAGAGCATGCCGGCGCGGGAGAAGCCGATGAAGGGCGCCGGCGAGGAAAGCATGTTCACGCCGCCGACCAGAGCGAGCTCGATCCGCCCCGCCTCCAGCGCCGCCGCCGCCTGGGCGAGCGCCACGATGGAGGAGGAGCAGGCGGTGTCGAGCGTGAGGCTCGGCCCCTTCAGGTCATAGGCGTAGGAAATCCGGTTGGAGACCAGGGCCAGGCTGTTGCCGGTCATGAAATGGGCGTCGAGCGCCGAGACGTCGAGCAGCGGCACATCGGCATAATCGGTGGCCGAGGCGCCGACGAAGACGCCCACCTGCCGCCCGGCGAGGCTCGCGGGCGCGATGCCGGCATCCTCCAGCGCCTCCCAGGTCACTTCCAGCAGGACGCGCTGCTGCGGGTCCATCTGCTCCGCCTCGCGGCGGGACATGCCGAAGGCCGCGGCGTCGAAGGAGAGCCCCTCCTCCAGATAGCCGCCCGCGAAGGTGTAGGCGGTGCCGCGCGCGGTGGTGTCGGTGCTGAGGAAGCGCTCGGGCCGCCAGCGATCCGCCGGCGAAATGTCCCGCACGGCCGATCCGCCCGCCTCCAGCAGCGCCCAGAGTGCGCGGAGGTCCGCCGCCCCCGGGAGCCGGGCGGCGAGGCCGAGGATGTCAAGCGGAGCAGGGAAGTTCAGGATCAACGCAGTGTCCAGGAGGGTTGGGGTGGCGAGGATCGGCGCCATGCGGGCGCCCATCCCGGGATGGTCTCGTGCGGCTGGTTCAGTCTGGGCGTATCATCCCCTGAACGTGCTGGGCTGGCGCACTGGCCGGCCCCCTCTGCTGCCCTCCTCACTCCGATGGCTTGGAACCTCTGGACACACCTTGGCAAGACGGATTGAACAAGAGTTTTCGGACCAGACTGCTCCTGGCAGGCGAATCCCGACAGGCAATAGGCAACAGGCGATTCTCAGCAGGCGCGGTGTCGCGTGCGCATTGTAACAGAGGGGCGTCGTCATTGCCTTCCCCTTACAATCGGATACGCTATTTTCATCTCTCGATTCAAGTTTCCCCAATCCCCGCTCCCGCCCATGGGGCCGCTCAGCCTGGAGGCCGGATGGTGAAGGAGGCGCGGCGCGCCCTGCCGGGAGGCACCCTCGATGACTGAGGCCGGGCCCGGCTGGGCGCTCGTCACCGGCGGTTCCAGCGGCATCGGCGAGGCCTTGGCGGCGGGGCTCCTGGCCCGGGGCCTGCGCCTGGTGCTGGTCGCGCGGGATGCCGGCCGGCTGGCGGCCGCCCAGGCGCGGCTGGCGGCGGGGCATGCGGGCGGCCCGCCGATCGAGACGCTGGCGCTGGATGTGGGGGAGGCGCCGGCGGTGGCCGCCGCCATGGACGGGCTGGTCGGGCGCCTCGGACCACCCGCCTGGGTTGTGACGAGCGCGGGCATTGCGTTGCCCGGCCGCTTCCTGGACCAGCCCCTGGCCGAGCACGAGGCCCAGTTCCGCGCCAACTACCTCGGCACCCTCAACATCCTGCATGCGCTGGCACCTTCCATGGCGCGGGCCGGGCGCGGGCAGGTGGTGCTGCTTTCCTCCGCCGCGGCGCTCGGCGGCTTCGCGGGCTATGCCGCCTATGCCCCCTCCAAATGGGCGATCCGGGGCCTGGGGGAGATCCTGGAGCTGGAGCTCGGCGCCCATGGGGTGCGGGTGCTGACCGCCTTCCCGCCCGACACCGACACGCCGCAACTGGCCGAGGAGCGCGCCCGTCGCCCGGCCTTCACGGCGCGCTTCGCGGGCGGCGGCACGGCCCTCAGCCCGGCCTTCGTGGCCGCGCGCATCCTGGGCGCGGCCGATCGCGGCGCCCGGCGGGTGGCGCCCGGCTTCGGCGCCAGCCTTCTGCTCTGGGCCGGGCGCCCCTGGGCGCGCTATCTGGAGGCGGCACAGCGCCGGCTGCTGCGCCGGCACCCCGAGGATTCCCGCTGACGTGAAGCGCCTCTCCCTCCAGCCGCCGATCATCGAGGAAGCCGGCCCGGGCTGGCTCATCCCCGCGCATCCTGAGCCCCTGGCCAAGGGTCCGGGCGGGCTGCGCCTCGCCATGATGGCGCGGCACAGCCTGATCGGCGTCTGGACCGCGGACAGCTACGCGGCGCGGGATTTCGCCTACCGCCTGCTCCGCCGCCAGGTCTGCGTCTTCAACGACCCCGCCTCCATCAAGGCGGTCTTCGTGGCGGGGGCGGACCGGTTCGAGCGCAAGGGGGCGATGATGCGCCGCGCCCTGGCGCCCCTGCTGGGCGACGGGCTCTTCATCTCCGACGGCGAGACCTGGCGCCGGCGCCGGCCGCTGGTGGCCGACATCGCGCACAAGACGCAGGTGCCCTTCTACGCGCCGATGATGACCGGCGCGGTGACCGACATGCTGGCCGGCTGGCACGAGGGCGAGGCGATCAGCCTGCTGCCCGCCATGGCGGAGCTGACGGCGCAGATCATCGCGCGATCCATCTTCGGGACGCGGCTGGGGGCGGAGGCGCTCTCCGGCATCGTGCACGGCTTCGGCCGCTACCAGGCGGGCATCGACAGCTTCAACCTGCCCTTCTTCCTGGGCGCCGCCGAGGGCTGG
This region of Sediminicoccus rosea genomic DNA includes:
- a CDS encoding SDR family NAD(P)-dependent oxidoreductase, encoding MAPILATPTLLDTALILNFPAPLDILGLAARLPGAADLRALWALLEAGGSAVRDISPADRWRPERFLSTDTTARGTAYTFAGGYLEEGLSFDAAAFGMSRREAEQMDPQQRVLLEVTWEALEDAGIAPASLAGRQVGVFVGASATDYADVPLLDVSALDAHFMTGNSLALVSNRISYAYDLKGPSLTLDTACSSSIVALAQAAAALEAGRIELALVGGVNMLSSPAPFIGFSRAGMLSPTGRCRPFSAKGDGYVRAEGAVMLVLARAGSGLGGGFGAAGPRAVLHAIGVNSDGRTNGISLPSLTGQRDLLEAIYRQSGISPDALAFVEAHGTGTRVGDPIEARAIGESLGRHRRAPLPVGSVKSNIGHLESASGMAGLAKLVLALERRRYPATLYLEELNPDIDVAGLGLAPAAQAVELAAEGPLLAGLCNYGFGGTNAHAVIGTAPERPAPATGEAAGAAARYLVISAHSKAALRELAAAYLEPVERLGAAAVAAAAQAGRDRLPHRLVLDLAQGGVVPPALMEPDLARPDLAVGEAIARQARIAFVFSGNGTQWPGMGRAAYHGNAVFRAAFDEWAARIRAAGGICPLETMLAEDVAQRIAATSAMQPLLMAIQLSLCAALAAEGLRPDVVLGHSVGEVAAAAASGALSPEDAARLIVVRSAGQEVVQGLGGMAVLACDATRAAEIIAEAGTDEVEIAARNAPGSTTLSGTSQALAEVLRTARRARIASVTLDVAYPFHSRILDPGREATVAALAGLRPGPTRVPMISSVTGAEVAGAALDGAYWWSNIRAPVLFQDAVTTALGRAELFIEIGPRPILGSLVADVARHAGVRAAAIATLTQGRGAEEADPIARILLEAVVKGAPLAGAPLATGPAPGVRDLPLMRWDRQEYVIGATPEAYGIYGPSHGGAPLHALIGARLAPGGPEWRHMLSVPTQPFLAGHKVDGQVIVPATAYMEMMLAVGREVHGTSRLRILDLDILRALSLEQAQELSILWHEAERVVEIRARPRLDAGAGFTLHARAILLPEPAAQPQPQPVPAGGEAHDAAAIYAATAACRLGYGGAFRAARSARAAGNTVITEISGTAPDLGFFTDTLVIEPASYDAAFHGIFLGIPQKPGQVLGELPVRIGRLSLYVPGEPVVRSVARLTRQTADARVFDIELLSADGRLVGRGEGVVMRRVTFAAWREADRIIEQRLQPWRAGPADLTAAMAEALARPLPAADTAARAGLIGLALDIAGHVVNMVAEGRAPERSPGLAGPIAPPARVIWRALTDARQEAEQLAATQAIPVLTQGLADPGAALAGFAARHPEASADLRLALHTLEALPAILATGQDAPPNADMLDAVMSASVFAAPSLDALATVVDRLAAPGEGGRLRLVLLEPGLGGLLPRLLPRARAGEISLAILAADVEAAERLLARAGAARAVPVLGPDAQRSGAVFDLALCAAVTPLDGGQPSPLDLLAGLGDAAPPLLVAIPPHHPAIDVLHAATPGWFRFSPSPEQPVGAWPYPSEADEALVQRGFVALRQASLPASGERLVFAQPPRRPAEAEGARRHTFALLGGEGDGLAARLAGLMPQPVQTPAEAAAWVAEAVPGEGLPALIESAPAVAMDEAAALGERMLRLRELAIALSEGEATARLYVALEQGADGMPTPMAQAMAGYARCLMNEFPAVETCLLAWTPDAPPAVMAAALRRHLAEPLLERELRLTAEGALVPRAARRMEARARALAAEERSLLGIGPRGLEDFAWALAPRLAPGAGEVELAVTATGLNFRDVMLGLGVLDSEILGEGLTSGSLGFEFAGHVLRVGEGVQGFQPGDPVMGFGAQAFASHLTLPADRLFPLGQVLPEEAAAAVPVAFVTAWFGLIERAALKRGETVLIEGAAGGVGMAAVQIAKAHGAIVVAAAGTAEKRALLRHLGADHVVDSRAPDVEDRIRAAVGGVDVVLNSVAGDAMRAALRLVRPFGRFVELGKRDFYDNTRLGLRPFVKNITYIGADIDQLLAHDPAAVRRMVSVIMVLFETGRLRPIPYLAFEGGRVADAFRLMQASGHLGKILVRPSMTAVPPAPAPARFQPAPGVHVVLGGTGGFGLETALWLAAQGAGTVVAVSRRGAVDEAMAARVAQARAAGTDLRTEALDITDAAAVAAAFGRWRAELGPIAGVIHCAMVLEDGMILGLAPEKIARVLGPKVTGMRAVEAAIAGDALQYLVAYSSSTTFVGSPGQSAYVVGNAFLEGAMLGLRARGVPALAVCWGAISDVGVIARTRGLAERLRAATGVSGVTSAEALAHLGTLLADPAAAPAVSAYSVIRWSPAANKLAVLRSPYFADVFAEQGQTGTQGGEEVLDLSALSPEAATEALLGLVREEVARILRLPPEAVEPDRPLIDIGLDSLMALELRLGVEKRTGVELPLTTMGGNRSIRDLVGRIVGTISAQRSQ
- a CDS encoding SDR family NAD(P)-dependent oxidoreductase; its protein translation is MTEAGPGWALVTGGSSGIGEALAAGLLARGLRLVLVARDAGRLAAAQARLAAGHAGGPPIETLALDVGEAPAVAAAMDGLVGRLGPPAWVVTSAGIALPGRFLDQPLAEHEAQFRANYLGTLNILHALAPSMARAGRGQVVLLSSAAALGGFAGYAAYAPSKWAIRGLGEILELELGAHGVRVLTAFPPDTDTPQLAEERARRPAFTARFAGGGTALSPAFVAARILGAADRGARRVAPGFGASLLLWAGRPWARYLEAAQRRLLRRHPEDSR